One genomic region from Deinococcus roseus encodes:
- the rsmA gene encoding 16S rRNA (adenine(1518)-N(6)/adenine(1519)-N(6))-dimethyltransferase RsmA, with translation MEAPLYSPKVVHDLLERHGMRPTKAFGQNFLIDGNILRMIVQAGEPAGTVYEVGPGLGVLTRELAASGLPVITLEKDERLKPVLQETIADLQNVQIVWGDALEFAWNDVPAGSVLIANLPYYISTAILTRIFESGRFSRATFLVQKEVAQRLVALPGTDQYGFLSALTALHGKARIVKDVPKGAFYPAPDVTSSVVRVDLTGQKPPRTLLRLLEAGLAHRRKTLRNNLQAAGYATQKIDEVLAALQVSPTIRAEALSYAQWQGLHDGLTA, from the coding sequence GTGGAAGCACCCCTCTACTCCCCCAAAGTGGTGCATGACCTGCTGGAACGGCACGGCATGCGCCCCACCAAAGCCTTCGGACAGAACTTCCTGATTGACGGCAACATCCTGCGCATGATCGTGCAGGCTGGAGAACCCGCAGGAACGGTGTACGAAGTGGGGCCAGGTTTAGGGGTGCTCACCCGTGAGCTGGCAGCAAGTGGGCTGCCGGTCATCACCCTGGAAAAAGACGAGCGTCTGAAACCCGTTCTGCAGGAAACCATCGCGGATTTGCAGAACGTTCAAATTGTCTGGGGCGACGCCCTGGAATTTGCCTGGAACGACGTTCCGGCAGGCAGCGTCCTGATTGCCAACCTGCCGTACTACATCTCGACGGCCATTCTCACCCGAATTTTCGAGAGTGGTCGTTTCAGCCGTGCCACCTTTCTGGTTCAGAAAGAGGTCGCCCAGCGCCTGGTTGCCCTTCCAGGCACCGACCAGTACGGTTTTTTGAGTGCTTTAACGGCACTGCACGGGAAAGCCAGAATCGTCAAAGACGTGCCCAAAGGCGCGTTTTATCCTGCACCAGATGTCACCAGCAGCGTGGTGAGGGTGGACCTGACGGGACAAAAGCCCCCCAGAACCCTGTTGCGTTTACTGGAAGCTGGACTGGCCCACCGCAGGAAGACCCTCAGAAACAACCTTCAGGCTGCAGGATACGCAACCCAGAAGATTGATGAGGTGCTTGCCGCTTTGCAGGTCAGTCCCACCATTCGTGCGGAGGCCCTGAGCTACGCGCAATGGCAGGGTTTGCACGATGGCCTGACGGCCTGA
- a CDS encoding CarD family transcriptional regulator, with translation MPISLNVGDNVVYPSHGAGTIMGLSELEVMGRTQNYFEIELLKTGMQVRVPVDHAERLGLRRITPVDDIPRLLGQLVLPDMDLPAAWTPRHRREQTIMQEGNIYIIAQLVGTLHRRAQMRSLAVTERAIYEEAKHILVTEVMVALHLSFEDAKAKLEHTLDHTVLA, from the coding sequence ATGCCAATCAGCTTAAATGTCGGTGATAACGTGGTTTACCCCAGCCATGGTGCGGGGACCATCATGGGGCTCAGCGAACTCGAAGTCATGGGCAGAACCCAGAACTACTTTGAGATTGAACTCCTCAAAACTGGCATGCAAGTTCGTGTCCCTGTCGATCATGCAGAACGCCTTGGACTCAGGCGCATCACCCCTGTCGACGACATCCCGAGGCTCCTCGGACAGCTGGTTCTGCCAGACATGGATTTGCCTGCAGCCTGGACCCCACGCCACCGTCGGGAACAGACCATCATGCAAGAAGGAAACATCTACATCATCGCCCAGCTGGTTGGAACCCTGCACCGCCGCGCCCAGATGCGCAGCCTTGCCGTGACCGAACGGGCGATCTACGAAGAAGCCAAACACATTCTGGTGACAGAAGTGATGGTGGCCCTGCACCTCAGCTTTGAGGACGCCAAGGCCAAGCTGGAACACACCCTCGACCACACCGTGCTGGCCTGA
- a CDS encoding GNAT family N-acetyltransferase, which yields MISLKSPLKCLGHQTDLIFARFFGIVGQHADCISIQSPSNRGHYFGNYLIYLRPPQKGDLPVWSEQFETLVGPPEEVRHRMFCWDDPENAGEVQAFLDAGYILEDSIVMTAESLNEASPRAENVEIRPLQDTDEDWAALFRLQMTLKPEENDEGRYAEFKKAHLKMYREMQRQNLGHWYGAWMGGQLVSNMGLFVDDKLARYQQVGTHPDFRRLNLTRTLLKYAAEHALKIYGPRTLVIVADEHHFAKEVYRSAGFEPLEKQYALLKMPGK from the coding sequence ATGATCTCCCTGAAATCCCCCCTGAAATGCCTCGGTCACCAGACCGACCTGATTTTCGCCCGGTTTTTTGGCATCGTCGGGCAGCATGCAGATTGCATCAGCATCCAGAGTCCCAGCAACCGGGGCCATTATTTTGGAAATTACCTGATCTACCTGCGCCCTCCACAGAAGGGAGATCTGCCGGTCTGGTCTGAGCAGTTTGAAACCCTGGTGGGACCTCCAGAGGAAGTGCGGCACCGCATGTTCTGCTGGGATGACCCTGAGAACGCCGGAGAGGTGCAGGCGTTTCTGGATGCAGGCTACATTCTGGAAGATTCCATCGTGATGACAGCCGAAAGCCTGAACGAAGCCAGTCCCAGAGCCGAAAACGTGGAAATCCGCCCCCTGCAGGACACCGACGAGGACTGGGCAGCCCTGTTCAGGTTGCAGATGACCCTCAAACCCGAAGAAAACGACGAAGGCCGCTATGCAGAATTCAAAAAAGCCCACCTGAAAATGTACCGCGAGATGCAACGCCAGAACCTGGGCCACTGGTATGGGGCCTGGATGGGTGGGCAACTGGTGTCCAACATGGGTCTTTTTGTGGATGATAAGCTCGCCCGTTACCAGCAGGTGGGCACCCACCCGGATTTCAGACGCCTGAACCTGACCCGCACCCTGCTGAAATACGCTGCAGAACACGCACTGAAAATCTATGGCCCCAGAACCCTGGTGATCGTGGCAGATGAGCATCACTTTGCCAAAGAGGTCTACAGAAGCGCAGGGTTTGAACCTTTAGAGAAGCAATATGCCCTCCTGAAGATGCCCGGAAAATGA
- a CDS encoding LacI family DNA-binding transcriptional regulator, whose protein sequence is MARVTLRAVAKKAGVSYQTVSNVINNMDIVRPETRDRVKAVIEQMGYVPNYAARALRQARSMTVACVFYQVHASEVQDPYRTFVQAALAHAARNNNYSLLTYHVTDEPDSLRDIMQHFAQGRLDGAVLVGPSLPEQAQLQLKRSGQPLVIFDHSHPHKRWLSVTAEYREGILAVLQHLSQKGKRRIAFLAGHTSDSGNSGEERLQAYLDGMDELGVGTPAGYIQQGNWSFEGGKAAFRQFWLLNSRPEAIIAANDRMAAGLLNAALHAGVRVPQDLAITGVDDFEFTQYLVPSLTTVSVPYQQMADTAIKLLLEQMEGQTRSGVVRLPVTLKTRESS, encoded by the coding sequence ATGGCCCGTGTGACCTTGAGGGCAGTGGCAAAAAAAGCAGGGGTGTCTTACCAGACGGTATCCAATGTGATCAACAACATGGACATCGTGCGGCCAGAGACCCGTGACAGGGTCAAAGCGGTGATTGAGCAGATGGGATATGTGCCCAATTACGCTGCCAGAGCCTTGCGTCAAGCACGTTCCATGACCGTGGCATGTGTGTTTTACCAGGTGCATGCCTCGGAAGTGCAGGACCCTTACCGCACTTTCGTTCAGGCGGCACTGGCCCATGCGGCCAGAAACAACAATTACAGCCTGCTGACCTACCACGTTACAGATGAGCCAGACAGCCTGCGCGACATCATGCAGCATTTTGCGCAGGGAAGGTTGGATGGAGCCGTGCTGGTGGGCCCCAGTTTGCCCGAACAGGCCCAGTTGCAGCTCAAGCGCTCCGGTCAGCCGCTGGTGATTTTTGACCATTCCCATCCGCACAAACGCTGGCTTTCCGTGACCGCAGAATACCGGGAAGGCATCCTGGCTGTGCTGCAACACCTGTCCCAGAAGGGAAAGCGCAGGATTGCTTTTCTGGCAGGCCACACCTCGGATTCTGGGAACAGCGGAGAGGAACGCCTGCAAGCCTATCTGGACGGAATGGACGAACTCGGGGTGGGCACACCTGCAGGTTACATCCAGCAGGGCAATTGGAGTTTTGAAGGGGGCAAGGCTGCATTCAGGCAGTTCTGGCTGCTCAATTCCAGACCCGAAGCCATCATTGCTGCCAATGACCGCATGGCTGCAGGCCTGCTCAATGCCGCACTGCATGCAGGGGTAAGGGTTCCCCAGGACCTTGCCATCACGGGAGTGGATGATTTTGAGTTCACCCAGTACCTTGTGCCTTCTCTGACCACCGTGAGTGTGCCCTACCAGCAGATGGCAGACACGGCCATCAAACTGCTGCTGGAACAGATGGAAGGCCAGACCCGCTCTGGTGTGGTGCGTCTGCCGGTCACCCTGAAAACCCGCGAATCGTCCTGA
- a CDS encoding carbohydrate kinase family protein: MKFYVIGDVTVDHLYHLNHIPAPGEEVSPIRSTMQAGGSGGTMSVTLARLGHEVTLAASVGSDPFAEVALKYVRESGVNVNAIQVIEDLLTSTITVMQTPDGKRAMISSGDANRQLDAAKLKKKDVETADGLLVSAYSLIGGPQREYAIKAISAAKKASVPVLIDLGTGAVNAAGVKLLDTVLSADYLLLNRHELQTITETDNISDALFGLKDRGAGCVIVKVGAHGSIIWTPQETDLVESVPLGDEVVDSTGAGDTFSAVFAHAILSGQPLKQAARMANVAGALAATAVGAQRKTITQADLESVLA, encoded by the coding sequence GTGAAGTTTTACGTCATTGGTGATGTTACGGTGGATCACCTGTACCACCTGAACCACATCCCCGCACCGGGCGAGGAAGTGTCTCCGATCCGTTCCACCATGCAAGCGGGTGGATCAGGCGGCACCATGAGCGTCACGCTGGCGCGACTCGGTCATGAAGTCACACTGGCCGCCTCTGTGGGGTCCGACCCTTTTGCAGAGGTGGCTTTAAAATACGTTCGGGAAAGTGGCGTGAATGTCAACGCCATTCAGGTCATTGAGGATCTGCTGACCAGCACCATCACGGTGATGCAGACCCCCGATGGCAAACGGGCCATGATCTCCTCTGGAGATGCCAACCGCCAGCTGGATGCCGCCAAACTCAAGAAAAAAGACGTCGAGACCGCCGATGGCCTGCTGGTCAGCGCTTACAGCCTGATTGGTGGCCCACAGCGGGAATACGCCATCAAGGCCATCAGTGCTGCCAAGAAAGCCAGTGTCCCGGTCCTGATTGATCTGGGCACCGGTGCAGTCAATGCTGCTGGTGTGAAACTGCTGGACACGGTGCTGAGCGCAGATTACCTGCTGCTCAACCGCCACGAACTGCAAACCATCACCGAAACCGACAACATCAGCGACGCCCTCTTTGGTTTGAAAGACCGTGGAGCAGGCTGCGTGATCGTCAAGGTGGGTGCACACGGCTCCATCATCTGGACCCCCCAGGAAACCGATCTGGTGGAATCTGTGCCCCTCGGAGATGAAGTGGTGGACTCCACCGGAGCAGGCGACACCTTCAGTGCGGTGTTTGCCCACGCCATCCTCTCAGGGCAGCCCCTCAAGCAGGCCGCCAGAATGGCCAATGTGGCTGGAGCGCTGGCTGCAACGGCTGTTGGTGCCCAGCGCAAGACCATCACGCAGGCAGACCTTGAGAGTGTTCTGGCGTAA
- a CDS encoding 2-phosphosulfolactate phosphatase, whose amino-acid sequence MFFDQSPYPVRFEWGEQAIQHLAPHSEAVVVVDVLSFSTCVEVALSRKAQVLPYRWKDHTARQHAQKHGALLASSERRFDGQFSLSPVSLQTLPEGAKLVLPSPNGASLSALAAEVPGVQVFTACLRNARAVGEFLRDRFSSVLLVAAGEKWMDGTLRPAIEDLWGCGAVIQALDLPGSETRSPEAEMARVAFEHIQQDVLHHLQSCASGRELVERGFAADVLLAGQLNTSRVVPHFLEETYGWLEETH is encoded by the coding sequence GTGTTTTTTGACCAGAGCCCTTATCCTGTCCGGTTTGAGTGGGGAGAGCAGGCCATCCAGCATCTGGCCCCCCACAGTGAAGCCGTGGTGGTTGTGGATGTGCTGTCTTTCAGCACCTGTGTGGAGGTGGCCCTGTCCAGAAAGGCCCAGGTGTTGCCCTACCGCTGGAAAGACCACACGGCCCGGCAGCATGCACAGAAACATGGCGCACTGCTGGCCAGCAGTGAAAGGCGTTTTGATGGGCAGTTTTCCCTGTCTCCGGTGTCTTTGCAAACCCTTCCTGAAGGGGCAAAGCTGGTGCTGCCCTCACCCAATGGAGCAAGCCTGTCTGCACTTGCTGCAGAGGTGCCAGGGGTACAGGTTTTCACAGCCTGCCTGCGCAATGCCCGTGCTGTAGGTGAATTTTTAAGAGACAGGTTTTCCAGTGTGCTGCTGGTGGCCGCAGGGGAGAAGTGGATGGACGGCACCCTGCGCCCGGCCATTGAAGACCTGTGGGGCTGTGGGGCGGTGATTCAGGCCCTTGATCTGCCTGGGTCAGAAACAAGGTCTCCAGAAGCAGAGATGGCCAGGGTGGCTTTCGAGCACATCCAGCAGGATGTTCTTCACCATCTTCAGAGCTGTGCTTCTGGCAGAGAGCTTGTGGAACGTGGTTTTGCTGCAGATGTTTTGCTTGCTGGACAGCTGAACACCAGTCGGGTTGTTCCGCATTTTCTGGAAGAAACCTATGGGTGGCTGGAGGAGACCCATTGA